Proteins encoded in a region of the Salvelinus fontinalis isolate EN_2023a chromosome 17, ASM2944872v1, whole genome shotgun sequence genome:
- the LOC129814117 gene encoding uncharacterized protein KIAA0040-like, which yields MKEDILDFFSNLWKVATTKHDQGIYNTVCLVVLLTLPMVVLFTSLVVCCHCCCCRRANSTGCCGDSPRSDTAKSDKKKKKSPKNEDFWISVKTGPMTPDRVALTMV from the coding sequence ATGAAGGAAGACATCTTGGATTTTTTCAGTAACTTGTGGAAGGTGGCCACCACCAAGCATGACCAGGGGATCTACAATACAGTCTGCCTGGTGGTGCTGCTAACCCTGCCTATGGTGGTGCTCTTCACTTCTCTGGTGGTGTGCTgccactgctgctgctgtcgccGGGCCAACTCCACTGGTTGCTGCGGAGACAGCCCAAGATCAGACACAGCAAAATcagacaaaaagaagaagaagagtccCAAAAATGAGGACTTCTGGATCTCGGTCAAAACAGGACCTATGACACCAGACAGGGTTGCCCTGACGATGGTGTAG